From Rutidosis leptorrhynchoides isolate AG116_Rl617_1_P2 chromosome 3, CSIRO_AGI_Rlap_v1, whole genome shotgun sequence, a single genomic window includes:
- the LOC139900421 gene encoding uncharacterized protein, producing MKALIRTFPTLTARVPGETLTIYLAAGTEAISSMLIAELGGTQMPVYFVSKVLQHGKVNYRPIEKLIFALVHTARRLRRYFQAHPMLVLSKPEDSGRLAKWAIELGEHEIHCAPRTVVKGQIMADFMVEFICVAPPEPVVEEVPNTVTWELFTDGASSSDGAGAGLILIGPDGEEYTYALHFEFPACNNEAGYEALLSGLRMAEKMGIKNLKVSVDSQLVANQMNETFEARDPAM from the exons ATGAAGGCCTTGATTAGGACATTTCCGACATTGACGGCACGGGTACCGGGGGAAACTTTGACAATTTATCTGGCGGCAGGAACCGAGGCCATCAGCTCGATGCTCATCGCGGAACTCGGTGGCACGCAGATGCCAGTTTATTTTGTGAGCAAAGTGCTACAACATGGCAAAGTTAATTACAGGCCAATCGAGAAGCTTATTTTCGCGTTAGTCCACACAGCAAGACGGTTGAGACGGTACTTTCAAGCGCACCCAATGCTG GTATTGAGCAAACCGGAGGATTCTGGCAGGCTAGCTAAGTGGGCAATCGAATTAGGAGAACATGAAATTCATTGCGCCCCCCGTACCGTTGTCAAAGGCCAGATCATGGCAGATTTTATGGTTGAATTTATATGCGTCGCGCCACCAGAGCCGGTTGTGGAAGAAGTACCAAATACCGTCACGTGGGAACTATTTACGGACGGGGCGTCAAGTTCTGACGGAGCGGGTGCAGGTCTAATTTTAATTGGCCCGGACGGTGAGGAATATACCTACGCGTTGCATTTCGAGTTCCCCGCCTGTAATAACGAAGCAGGATATGAGGCGTTGCTGTCTGGTTTAAGAATGGCTGAGAAGATGGGAATTAAAAACCTGAAGGTGTCGGTCGATTCCCAACTTGTAGCGAATCAGATGAACGAGACGTTTGAAGCTAGAGATCCGGCCATGTAA